The genomic DNA TGGAGCCAGATCCAGCTCTGAGAGCTCCCCAGCAGCGCCTTGGAGCCCGCAGCCCATGGAGCAGCTCCGAGGGCTCCCCGCTGCGCTGCGGGACTCGGGAAAAACATTCCCTTTGAGAAAGAATTGCCCGGAAACATCGGTGCTTTTCCTTGGCAGGGAAAACCCGCTCCCTGTGGGACAGCCCTTGTGCACAGCAGAATAACGAGGCGcattcctttctcctttctttgccCCAGCTACTAAGTGCCACAAAACCCGCAAAGTTTGCTTGGTAACTGCCTGTGGACTTTCTTCCTCATATCCTTTCCTCATCCTCAAGCGAAACACTGCGAGTCCCGGCCCTGGATGACCTgaaagcagggagagagggatgacacctgcagggatgctgaCGGCACTCCTTTCCCTTGGGGGCACACAAACGCAATGCTGCCGGGTTtgttttccagcctggctgtcaCGTCATTCCCGAGGCGGCTCAGGTGGAGCCGGGCTCTTTTCACACTCCTaccatgcttttaaaaatagctgGGTTTATTTTAATGCTCCTGGGATCTTCGGCTGCTTTAGAATGATTACTAAGTCATAATGTAGTAAAAGTTGTACCTGCTGATGCACGTTATTGTCATCAGCTGCTTCTCTAATTCCCAACAAGGCGTGGAAATGTGTGAGGGTTGAGAaggggctgcctgggctggAATTGATGGATTGGGTGAGTTGTGCAGTTCTCTGCAAGAAAAACTCCCCAGTTCTTGTTGTCCCATACAGTAATGGTGCTGCTGGTAGGGTTTCAGCCTTCTAATCCCTCCAACTTTCTTTATGGAGATGTTTCCCCAGCTGCACATCCCCCACGCTGTCCCTGAGAGGTGGCTTAACCTGTGTCTGATGTGAAACCTTGCACGTGTCCCTGTTTAAGTTGATCCTGTTATTTTAGGCTGTTTCTCAAGGTCATCCCAGCTTGGTTCCACCAGGGAACCAAGGTCATCCCAGCTTGGTTCCACCAGCGCGTTCCTCTCTGTCATCCTGGCTGATGGGTGTAGGGCAGTGAGCTGCCTCACCTTGGCCGGGGAGCTCACACAGGGATAAGTGCTCAGCAAGGATTGGTTTCCCTCAGGGGATGCAGCTTCCATTAGTCACTTCCTCACAGCTTTGTTTCCTGACTCCCTGTGGGAGCACTGAACGAGGCTGCTCTGGGTCCATCACGGCTGAAAAATATCAAAGAGCCAGCAGGCATCGAACCCTTGGGCCAGAACTGGGGACTTCTGAGAACCTCAGTCAGAGCAGCTCTTGGATTATTTATGCTGTGGTGGTGCTCTGAGACCCACTGGAGCCAAGAGAGCCTCACACCAGACATCTACACAAAGCCAACATCCTCCTGGCAAAGCACCCAGGGATGAGGCAGGGAACTGTCTGTTCATCCATGTGATCCACTCCCTGCCAGGTCAGGCACCTGGTTTGACTTTGGGGTCACTGCCTGTTGATTCCTGATGCCTGTTTTTCCATCTagagccctgcctgcagctacAGCAGGAAGATTTCTGACTGGGATAAGCACCTTGCTGCTGAAGCTCTGAGCACTGAGAGGCTCTGCAGGCACTCatcctgccaggctctgggtgCCTGGGCTTCCACCACCACTGCTCCAGCCAAAAACCACTGGAGTTTATTTCCTCCCTCCTCCAAGAGGGGGCTGGTAACAGGTTTCTGACACACTCACAAAGCAGTGCTGTGCTTGGGCAGGGTCTAACAGCAGGTTTTCCTGCCAAATGGGCTGTTGTctccttgtctttttttttttttttttcttgccttttcccttccaagatgctgctctccctggagaGAAGTCTCCTTGTGCTCTTCTGTGCTGACCCCTTCAGAAATCCCCTTCCAGCTCTGATGGCCAAGACCTAcagcctgcccccagccccatgggAAGGATTCAGCCCTTGAGGCAGGAATGTCTGTGAAGAGTCACAGAATCCTGGGATGggttgtgttggaagggacctttaaaggtcaccCAGTTCcaaactccctgccatgggcagggacagcttccaccagaccaggttgcacAGAGTTCAatccttgaacacttccagggatactggcagtgctgccctggtcctgcagcATGCCTGCTTCCCCCTGAGAGCCCTCACCCCTCTGCAAGGATGGGATTTGTATCTCCTGCTAGTGGCTTCTTCAAGGCTTCTCCTGTGGAAGCTGCTAAAGGCAGGCTGGGACCAGGGGGGCGATGCTGGCTACCCACAGGTGGAGGATCCTCTctccctggaggtgctgcagagctgcctccagccatCAGCACTAACCCTGCTTGGAGCAGCACCTTCAGAGCTCCCTTTGCATCCCACACCTGCCCATGGTGCTGCCAGAGTCTCGCTGGGGTGCAACAAGCTGTAATTCCCTGTGGAATGGTGGGAATGGCtggaagcagctccagcatccccctgccccagcacccccctgccccagcaccacaAAGCTGCCTGGGACATTGCTGCACATCCTGAGCATGGGGCAATTTGGGGAtcccagggcttcctgctgtgccaggccatAGGAAGCCAGGAGAACAGGGCCCCCCATCTGCCACCAAATGGATGGAAATGGATGGAAAGCTGGATTTCCTCTAagctgcatccctgccctgtgtggcagccagcccagccctcagcGGCCATGCCAGGCCAGAGCTCAAGGTTGTCCCAGCAAGGCTGAGCAGAGGTCGTAACGGGAGGATGTTCAATTAAAGCtgcttaaaaaagaaatccaacTTTCCATATGCCTCTCTGGAGAATCAAACAGCCCCAAAGCAGAGCGCAGATGgggtgccaggcagggggctGAGCACACCCCCACGGCAGAGGTGACTCCGGCTCAGCTGTTCCCACTGCTCCCATCCACGGGGATTGAGGCTGTCTTTTGGTTGTTCCTTATGGAAAGTTGCACATTTGGCTTAGCAGAAATCCTCATGCAAACTCGGACACTGGCCAGCCCTGTGACATTGTGTCCTCCgggctgtgtttgttttccaaTGCTCCCGCTCCCCCCGGGGTGCCAGCAAGGCTGAAGGTGGCAAAACTGGTGCCTGGTTGGGGATGCCAGACTGGAacagtggcactgggggcatGGAAGGGCAAGGAGCCATTCCCCCTCTGCTGGTGGCCTCCACACCAGTCTCTCCAGTTAGAGAAACCCAAGTGTGCCCCACAGATGAGGACGTTCCCCAGCTGGCATCTTcaccaggaggaatttcccTGGGTGAAGGAATGGAGGGTTCAGCCATCATTCAGGAGGAATCTCCCCTGGGTGAAGGAATGGAGGGTTCAGCCATCATTCAGGAGGAATCTCCCTGGGTGAAGGAATGGAGGGTTCAGCCATCattcaggaggaatttccctGGGTGAAGGAATGGAGGGTTCAGCCGTCATTCAGGAGGAATCTCCCTGGGTGAAGGAATGGAGGGTTCAGCCATCGTGTGGCAGAGGTGTTGGGCAGCATGGAGGGAAGCTGGCCCTCGTGTCACTGTGCCACGTGTGCTGTCTCACTCACACAGCCACCTAGAATAGTGTCACCATCTGGTTCCAGCTGACCAGGGACACGAGAGCCTCCCTGGCTCCTTCTGCGATTGCAAAAGTGAATTCAAACATCAACTCAGCTGGACTCAGCTGGcctttatccttttttttcttctttttttattaattcagGTTTGTCTCTTagagaagagagagggagaTAATGTCTGCAGAGCATTTAATCTTCTGCCCAAAGAATAGCAGAGAGCAAATTAGGATCTACTCCAATTAATTTGCCTTGATGGGCAAAATCTGGAGAGCGGCCATATCTGGGAATTAAGAACAAAAGCAGGGAGTGTAAAGTAGGTCACCGGAGTTTCATAACCAGAACAAGGGGTTTCCACAGCACGGTGCTCCAAAGGCTCCCATGCCGGGGTCCCCACTCTCATTCCCCACCGTCCGCTCCTTTCAGCTGCTTTAAGGTGCTGTCACTGTGCAGGGAGCCAGTTCTGTGTTCTGGGGACAGGAACAAGGATGTtgtcccttcccacagcaggacacagctgcagggctgtcccaAACCCTTAGACCCAATGGAAAGGTGACACTGGCTCAATGTCCCAGTTTGGAGCACCAGAGAGCTTTCCTGGGGTCAGCGTGCCCACCCTTGCTGTCACACTGCTGCCCTCGGCCCTGCAGGCACCTCCCTGAAGGAGGATTGGGGTgacaggtggcactggggtTTGGGCAGAGCCTTGCTGTGGGCTCTTGCACGTGCAGTGTCACCAAGCAGCGGTGACCCACACTTTTCCAGCACGCCCAAATCCCAGGCCTGGCTTCCCAGAGCCATCAGAGCCTTCAGGCCGTGTGGTGACAGTGACGCCTTTCAGCTGCAAGACACACATGGAAGCGCAGCCAAAGGTGTGAGCCACGTGTGGTGACAAGTGCTGGTGCTCAGGACATGTGGTGACATAGCCAAGGGTCTGTGACCTGTACGGTGACATTTTCCAGGACATGGGACCATTTGTGGTGTGTCTTTCTGCACACAGGGTGAAACACCTTGTGGGTGTGGGTGGATCTTCCCAGGCTTTGATTCCGGCTGGATTGAAGCAGCATTTTGTTGTCTGCAAGTGTCACCATGGCGGTGGCAGCGTGTCACAGCACCACGTTGGTGACACGTCCCCGgccagctccccctgccctgctgcgcTGCCTCTGCTCGGAGGTGGCGGCCGGCGCCCGGCTGGCGTTGATCCTCTTAGCCACCCTGCCGGGATCCGCCACTAATTCACCCTTAAACACAGGATTGTCAGGAACGGGGAAGGGAAGAACCGGCGGATTATCCCCCCGGCGCTGGCGTTAAACACGGGGAGCGGCAGCTGCTGCGTGAGGAGAGCTGGGGTGGTGTCCTGCCCCGTGTCCCATGGGGCACTGGCCCGGCATCAGCATCTTCCCCCAGATGTTTTGTGTCCCCCCGGCCAGCTCCAGGCTGGTTAGTGAGATAAATAATGGGAAATAAGCACAGAGACCCCTACAGAGCTGAGGGATCGGCAGGAACCACTCAGCCCCATGGGATGAACCAGCAATCCTGTTGGTGTTTCCTGGACCCAGAGCCTGACAgagggctgggacagccagggTGACATCCCAGAGGTGACCAATCACCTGTTTAAGTTACAAGACCTCTCAGGAAAAGGTTTTATGGTGAAATAAGCAATATTTTTCCCTGGCTTGATGAGGACAGTGATTACTGAGCTCCTTGCTCTTATGCTGAAGGCTTTCAGCCACAGAACAGTGTGGCAAAAGCTTCTCCAGGCCAAAACCAGCTGCTGGAATGTTTTGGGGACAGCCTTGAAGTCACGGAAatcacagaaacagcagcaacTTGCTACCCACAGCTCATAGGATCTCAtggctcctgctctctgctgagcctggagcGATCCTCAGAGTGGTGGTGCTTGTGGTGGATTTTGTTGCCTTTCCCAAGTGGGATGGTTTCCCACATGCCAGCCAGATTTACCCACCAGACTTCCACAGCCAGATTTACccaccagtgctgctgggggccCCACCAGCAAGGAGCTCCTGACCTGTGCCCCAGCTGGGGTGGCCCGTTTGCAATTCCTGTGGCCCTTTAGATGATGGGTGGGGAGTGAAGGCTCTGCCCAGGAGAGTGGGGAGGACGCCTCACCAGGCCAGGCCTAGGGGAGCTGCTTTGCACTCTGGCCTTTAGTAGCTGGGAAAAGTATCCTAACTTTTCAGCATAACAGTGACAGGGATGGGAATTAGAGCATCTTCCACTCATAGATACAAGTTTAGCCAAGTTAAACGCCCACAAATCATCTTGGTTTAACTTCAAGTTCCCTGTGAACCTGGATGAGATTTCCAGTTCCCCAGCTTTTTTACCTTCATCATCTTGgtataaaaaacaaaaaaaactctCTCTTCCCTGCAATCCATACTTTTCTTCATGACCATGAATACAGCAAGACCAAAATAAAAGgcatggaaaacagaaaatgtcaCTGGAGTTGCCCATCAGAGGAGAAGCTACTGGGTGccaaaaagacaaagaaatctGCACCCTGTGTTTTCCTGAGGTGCCctttaaaaggaataaaacattTGACCCAACTCTAAAGGGAATATCTGCTATGCCCAGccctgaaaagcagcagccagggagcacCATGGCAGTGGGAATtgtcccctcctggggctgtccaTGGTCCCATGGACTCCCTGGCATGGCCATGGGCAATACATTGGAGGAATGGGGTCACAGACCCTCCCACTGACCCTTCCTGGGGACTGGTGCAGGGAGCATCTCCTCTCCAGTCCCCAGAGCAAACACAGCTTGGGAGGAGCTCAAGGGGCATCCCATGGCAGAGAGACAGGAGAAATGTAAAAGTgtcttttaatataaatataaatccATCTGAAGTGCTGCAGGAGTGACCGTGCCCCGCGAGGGATGCCCGGGAGGGAGGTGAGCGAGGCGGGGACCGGCGGGCAGCCGGGGGAACGGGGCCGGCATCACCTGGGCACCCGAGGGCGAGCGGGGCTACAGCcggggcagcagcagcgccagcagcgccagcagGGCCGGCAGGGCCGGCAGGGCCAGCGGGTGAGGGTGCAGGGCGGCGGCCGAGCCCCGCAGCGTGGCCTGGTTGGTCTCTGAGGCCGGCGAGCTCTGGGCGCTGGCCAGGCGGCCCCGGGcgctgcacagctcctgcaggttcCCTTGGAACTGGATCTTGCGGGACTCCTGGCGCAGCGACTCCCACACGGTGGCCGCTTCCACGGGGCACCGCGACAGCACCTCGCTGGCACAGGTGTGGAAATCATCCCAGGACCTGCGGAGGAGGGCGGCGGTCGGGGCGATGCTGGCGGCGGTGACCCCGCCGTCCCAGCGGCTCCCACACGGACACTCACTTGCAGATGGCGTCCAGCTCCTGCGCCTCGTCGCCGCCCTCCTCCTGCTGCGGCTGCCGGACGCTCTGGGCCATGCTCTCCCCCAGGCTCAGCAGGCATTCGGCGAAGCCCTTGTAGATGGTGTCGCACTGTCCCGCCATGCTGACGGGCTCCTGGCTCGCGGCTGCGGGGCACAGAGAGGAGACACCGAGCTGAGCCCCCGCCGAGCCCCGACAGCCCTCGGCGCAGGGGTGAGCGTGTCACCGGCCGGGGGTGACACCGGGCTCTGAAACGCGCCGAGAGGCTTCCACATCCCCCCATACCGCCGccatcccctccctgggcactgtAGTGACCCTTCGCTCCCGGGGGTGACACCGGGCTCTGAAACGCGCCGAGAGGCTTCCACATGCCCCCGGACAGCGCTatcccctccctgggcactgtAGTGACCCCTCACTCCCGGCCCGGGGGCCCGGCGCGATGTGACGGCCCCGCAGCGATGCTGCCGTTCACCTCGGGCCTCCCCGGCTCTCCCCAGAGCCATCTGTCCCGGCCTTTATCCCCTGACAGCAAAGATTAATTTGTGACTACAAcggaaaaaaacaaagcaaaggcTCAGCAAGCTGGAGTCCCTGCTCTGACTGcagggaaagagagggaaagggggaaacaaaggggaaggggaaagagaaagggaaagtgggaaagagaaagaggaagggaaggggaaggaggaaggtgAAGGGGAAagtggaaaaggaggagaaggggaagggggaagagaAAGACGGAAGGGGAAAGGTGaacaggaaaggggaaaggataaagagaaaagggaaagggaaaatagGGAGGGGAAGTGGGGGAgagaaagagcaagaaaaagTACAAGAGGAAAAGGCACAAGTGCAGGTCTGGCTGCTCCATTCTGAgaagcccctgctctgctccacaaATGATTCCCCACTGGCGCTGGCCAAGCCCTGGTGCTGGACATGGGACAATGGTGACAGGGTGTGTTCATGAGGACTGCCAGTGCATCCACAACCAGTGGGAAGCCCAAAAGGAGCTGGTGTGTGACTGGGTCACAGAGAAAACCTGCATGgtcctcagctctgccccagagGTCCTGTAGGCCAGATGTGGGGTCCCTGTGCCAATTCACAGGAGTTACAGAGTTTTGGA from Melospiza georgiana isolate bMelGeo1 chromosome 14, bMelGeo1.pri, whole genome shotgun sequence includes the following:
- the NRN1L gene encoding neuritin-like protein isoform X1, whose amino-acid sequence is MGGGCWRLLGVLIPLLLHLAASQEPVSMAGQCDTIYKGFAECLLSLGESMAQSVRQPQQEEGGDEAQELDAICKSWDDFHTCASEVLSRCPVEAATVWESLRQESRKIQFQGNLQELCSARGRLASAQSSPASETNQATLRGSAAALHPHPLALPALPALLALLALLLPRL
- the NRN1L gene encoding neuritin-like protein isoform X2, producing the protein MALGRAGEARAASQEPVSMAGQCDTIYKGFAECLLSLGESMAQSVRQPQQEEGGDEAQELDAICKSWDDFHTCASEVLSRCPVEAATVWESLRQESRKIQFQGNLQELCSARGRLASAQSSPASETNQATLRGSAAALHPHPLALPALPALLALLALLLPRL